CGGACGCGACCCAGCCGCCCGCCCCGAACAAACACCAGTCAACACCTGTTACAAACTCGGTGTGTCTATTCATGACACCCAGCTGGTGACCCGGCTTGGCCCCGGCCAAGGGGCCCGAAGGCTGAGCAGACCCGTCGTTCCACAGCCGCACCGTCATGTCGTAGCTCCCGCTGATGAGGACGTCGCTCGCATGCGGGCTCCACGCCAGTCGCCGAATGGCGTACTCATGCCCGTGCATCAGGCCCAGCGGACCGGCTGTGGGGTTGCGAATGTCAAAGGTGCGAATGACGCGGTCCACGCCGCCCGTGGCCACGACGGTGTCGTTGTACTTGTTCCAGTCGTGCGTGAGGACTTCTGCGGGCGGGCTGCCGGCCGCGAGGCCCGGGTTGACGCCGGGctgggcgccggcggcgtggaCGGGGATCGTGGACACGAGGTGGTACTTGGCCGAGGTCGGGGTGCGTAGGTCGAAGACGCGGAGGTGCGAGTCGGACGAGACGGCTGATATCAGGGCCGGGTTGGACGGGCAAAAGGATGTGCTGTAGGTGCAGTTTCCGATGGGGAGGGTCTTGAGAGAATGCGGGCGCGTTGGTGACCACTAGGGACCGGGCGGTTAGTATATGGGAGCTTgactgttttttttttctctttgcAATTTTGGGAGAGTTTCTGCTGACGATTTTGACGGTCCCGTCCCATGAACTTGAGATAAATGTGTCCTTTGTGACGGGGTTCCAACAGACGGAGAATGTTTCGCGCTTGTGTTCGTGGAAGTTCATGATGGGGAACTCGTTTACGCCCAGGTCGAAGAGCTTCAGCGACCCGTCGCCACCGGCTACAATTAGTTGGTTCTCGTTGATTTCCGACCAAGCCAGGTCGTATAATGCGTCGTTTGTGTCGAACCTATTTCGCTATACGTTTAGCCCGTCTCGCCCCAGGGTGGCAGCTGGGGCGCAAACATACGTCTTTTCCACCTGGACTCCTTGCGCCGTGAGCCCCAGGGCGAATACCCTTCCGTTTCCGACAATGCCAAAGTTGGCCGAGGTTGCGACGGCTATGCGCGAATCGTAGTAGGGCGAGTACTTGACTGCGTAGGGATTGTACCCTTGGGTGCGGAACTCAAGCATGGCCGCCATTGTGACTCGGGACGGCGCCTGCGTCCGGGCACATTGATGGTGGGTTGACGCGGTCAGCTGAGGGGACGAGAGGAAAAGAGGCCGTAGGGTAGAATGGGAGCTACGGAAGGCGGATTTGCTGTAAATACTCGTCGAGTTCCTGGGCTGGCGATGGAGGAATTGAGGTTGCCAGATTGGCATGTGCCTCGGTATTAGGTAatgggcggcgccgacgtaATGTGGGGAGATGGCCGTCAACTGGCCCTTTGAGGCGGAGAAGATCGACGGGGGTGGCTTGAGCTTGTCACTTGttgttctttcttttcttcacCCGTCCTTCACCCGTCCTCACTTGGCATCGCAGTTGGCCAATGCCACGTGACGGATATATAACGTGCGTGTAAGCAGGAAACCCCAGCTTTCTACTCGGTCAACGCTGGCTATGTCTTTCTATCCTCAAACGTGGCACATTATGACGATTTGTCTGTCCGCCCTCAAACTCTCACACCCGCAATCTCCTGACCTAGAAACGCATCGTCTAAAAACGTCGGATACCCCGTCAACTCCAGCATTGGGGTCTGCAACTCCCAGTCCCAAAGGCCGCTACTCTGGTACTGAAAGGCATCATGACCGTCGTGACCATCAAGACTCATTACGTCGTCTGCGCACGACTCCCATTCCTTCGAAGAAGTCGTGCTACCCACAGCTacttttgccgccgccgacgaagcaAATTGCTCTGGTTTATGTCCGTCGCTGGCTTGCGTCCGTGCGATTGGATACACGCCTAGAGGATTAAGAATGTAGTCCAGTGAAAATTGTCGCGGGTTTTGATCTTCTGTCGGCTCTGTCTCTGCATGCTCATTCGTCCGGCTTTGCTCCGTGATCTTGTCGAAACGCTTCATGGCCTGGGCTGCCGATTCCAGAAACAGGTCTACTTGCATATATGCTCGTAGGTGTTGTAGGACACGTACATTGCTCTCCAACATCTGCCGAAACTGCTGGAGTCCAGCCTCTGGCAGTAAGGAAGAAGTTGCGGATTCGCCTAACTCCATCCACGACGCAAGAGTCGTTACTAGCACTCCGCTGCAAACCTGCGCGTGCACGGCAAATGGCATGTCTACCATGCTCTCTTTGTGACACTTATATAGATCGTCTAACAGCGTAGCTATGTAGGCTGCCTTGGTGGCACACATCTGATGACAGCGTCTGAGGAAGTCACCGGGTGCGTTATCTCGTATCCATTTTGTTGCCGAGACGGGATAAACGAGTCCAGCTACACCAACGCGATACAAATCATTGAATGTTTGTGCAAGGAGAATATGAAGACTGAAATAGAGGTTGAGGCGCCCAGAGGACTTGTACAAATAGGTGTTCTCTGGTGCCATTCTCATCGCGTCCGGTATCGAGGACTCCAGGACGATGAGTTCTTGCCCCAGGCGCTGAAAGTGCGAAGCAGAACCCGACTCCTGGCTGGTATTCCAGGGAATATCATCACCCAAATGTTTGACGTATTTGAGAACCCGGGATCGAATCGCCATTGCGCGAATGTACAGCGCTCGTAGGTCCAGGTCGTCTGTCGCTTGTGGCTTTCTATTCGGCACATCGATTCCCTGTACAAAGGGGAGGATGGTGCCTTGCCGTAGCATCTCCGTCAAACAGGGCTTGTTTCGAATAAAGTTATCCTCTAAACTGGGCAACTGTATCTGCACATCGTCGGTCGATATGAACTTCAGCTGATCAATACCACATTCAATAAAAGCGTCTTGCAGGTAGCACGCCCAGAACAATCTGCGACGACTCTCCTTGACGACCCACGGAATAGATTCCTCTTGTTCACACAATATATCTGCGTCGTGCTCCATGTTGAGCTGTAAGATCTGGACGTGCCGTGCTACCATGCCTGACATGAGAAAGGCTTTGGCGTGATCTCCTACTCGAAGAAAGTGCTCATGCAGCAGAACAGCAACCATCAGACATTCAACTCCCAAGTTGCCGAAGCTGGTGCACACACACTGCATGGCACTGGCTGCCCATCCTCGTCCAGCATGATGAAACTGTGTGATTGGTAAAGGTCCCTGGTCTGAAGATGCAACCACGGCCCGAGCGTAATAAAAGGGTGCAGCAAGTGCGCAAAGAATATATATGAGCCCGGATCGATCATCATTAAAGGCGTCATCGTCTTGGAATCGCGCCATAAACGTAGGAATATGCAGGAAACCAAAGCATCGGACGGTGTGGACCTGTGACAAGTATATGTCTAGCAGTTCACGCACGCGATGTGCGGGAGGTAAGCTCCGCGAGGTCAACCAAGTTGGCATATCGGTGTCAACCAGCGCGTGTGATGAGCGGCCATTGCGATCGTCTCCTAGACTAATAAGGCTGGATCTCGAGCCGCACCTCTCATGATCTTGAATCGGATAAAGACAATGCAGGCCCTTTCTATTGCATCGTTTGCACAGAGTGTCCCCAGAGCACTTGGCTTTGGACCGTTGACATTCCACGCATGACCTGCGAATACGTCGCCGTCTCAGACCAGCTTGTGTGATTTCATTAGTACCTTCTAGATGACCATAACCCTTGGCCGGTTTCATGGCATCCCCCTTTGTAGTGTAGATACATTCTGTGCCGAATTTGATGCATTTACGACATGATCCCGGTGTGCGGTCGCATTTCACCTGTCGAGTCTCAGTAAAGTGCCTAGAATATGAGTGAGGAAAACAAACCTTGCGTTTGCGACAAACGACACAGCTCTTGGGCTCCATTTCGTATCATGTCATTCTTCCTGATGGATCCCGGGTCGATGAGGCGAAGTGAAATGTCAAAGGCAACTAACTCATGCACGTGGAGGATGCAGACGATGGAGGCTCAGGACCCTGTCACTTCCCCAGGTACGTTATCTCTTCCACAATTGCGGGGGCCCCGGATACGCCTTCAACAGGTCGGATGTTGCCATTGAGTTCTTTCCCACTAGCGAGTGGCTCCATGGTGCTGTTCTGGCTGGGATttgtacggagcagggcAGCGGAGTCTGCCGTCGATGCCTCAATGCAAAGCCCCAATGGGGAGTAGACGGGCGAAAGGAATGAAGGCTGGAAGCCCTGAACATGCCAGACATGCAACAGACTTGGCGTATTCTTATTTACGTATTCTTATTTAAGCAGCCGGTATTCCCATTAAACCCCCTAGTTCAAATGAAAAACAATAAACATCTTATTATTGCCACTTACACGCTTTTAAACCGCCTTCCCAACCTAAAGCACAATGCTCGCCAAAATCTTGACATTATCCTCTTTCGTAGGTTCCGCCATAAGTGCCAATAACTTCCGTGTCTTTGATAGCACGGCCTACACCAACACGTCCATCGGCTACGGCACATCCAACATCAATTGGATCCCCAATTACGTCTGCAGCCCACTCGTCGCCAACAACGCCATTCCCTCCGCAGAGACATGGCAATCCATCGTGCTGGAATGGAACATCTACCCCGGTTATCCCCTCGTACTGGACTGCGAGAACATCTACCTCACCTCGCCATCCACCGCGGACCACAACCTGGAAGTCATGAAGACGCTGCAGACCTGGGCCGCCCAAGTTCTCCCAAGTGATCAAATCATTGGGTGGTACGGCCTCTCGGGAAACACGGCTGCGTCATTGTACGGACACTACCGGAGCCTTATTGCCAACCATAGCGCCCACGCCTTCTTCCCTTCAGCTTACACATTCTCGAGCAGCCTCACTACTTGGAATGCCTCTCTCAACAGTGTTCttgccaagatcaaggcTATAGATGCCTCCCTCCCTGTGTATCCCTACACGTGGCCACAGTACCATGGTTCTCCTTATGCCTTTTACCCTGTTGGTTTGTGGAAGAGTCAGTTGGATGTGTTGACCGGGAATCAGGATATAAATGGCTTTGTAATCTGGGGTGGCAAGAATCACCAGGTCTGCGGCGATGCATGCCAGGCGAGCGCGGGCAAAAATCCCTGGTTGGAGGCGACTCGTACGTATTTGAAGGATTTGTATGGTATTTATGGCGGCGCGTCGCAGAAGCAGGGAGGTCAACTGTTCACTGGGGTGTGATGTGTTATGGGAGATTTACTCTCAATTCCCAGGATCAATTCTCTAGCTCTTTAGTTTATCTATTTGTAAGATAGAGACTAGGGCTAGATTTTTGTCGGAACTCAAAAAAGATATTTGTTCCACCGATACAATATGCTCCCCTAGTTGTTGGCTCTTCTTGGTGATGTTGTAAACCTGCTGGCGCGTGATGGTCTATGGGAACACAAGGGCGACGGGCAAAGACTAATGGACACAGATCACACTGCCAATTATTGAAAAGAGGCCCTCTGTTGGCTCCTCCGTGACCGTATAATAATATGAGCTATTTGTATaaaggccaaggatgctATGATTGTTGTAGACCATTGTACTGTCTGCGTTGCTATCCAATACCAAACGCTAGACCATCTACGCAAGACCAGTCATCTTTTCATTTACCTGTTCCTCATTGCTACTCTCTTCTTCAACCAATAACTCCCTCCCAACAGCTAGCACAGCCGGAACTGCCACTACCAAGCTGCCAATGCTCAAACCCCAGTTCATTGCAAACTGCGTCATAGCAGAGTATCCCTCAGCATTTACCCTCCACGCCATTGAACCTCCAGCTGGTTTCAACGCCGAATAGGTGCCAACAATAACCGCATTCACCACAGGGTTATGTGACTGCGCGCCAATGATCCAGTAGCAGTAAGACTGCCAGAAAGAATCGTACATGCCGTAAAAGAAGTACAAAAACATGGGTCCAAGGAACCTACTTCCATCCGTATAATCAATATCCTGCTTGTGCCCGTGACGTAACCGTTCATCGTTCCAGAGCTGGAATTTATACCCGCCACCCCAGATGGCCATACCGGTGGTGAAGAGGACGGCCCAGCCTGTAAGGGCGCTGGATTTGCGATTAAATCTGCGCATGTCGAGAATAAGGCCCATTAGAAGTCCGCCAAACATCTGGGCAATCCAGTAAAGAGCGCCATTGAGTGATCGGGTTCGCAGATTGAAGGTCTGTCCATTAACGTTATTCTGCTGGTACGAATAGAAAACATTCGCATTGAAGAACATGGGGTACAGGCACATGATTCTCCAGTTCAGCACGATTCTGGCGGTTTGGAGCATAGACTGCTTCAGGTTGGCCCAGGTGACGGCCTTGGATTCGCGGGCGATGCGAGTGCCGGCATACTTGGATGACAGTGCCTCGGTCGAGCAGACGAGTACAGAGAGCGACCACCCAAAGAGCATGACAACAATGTAGGCGACATACGTTGAGTCGGTGACGGTGCCGGACTTGGAGTGGAAGTTGAGCGCGAAACTGATGAGCGAGCcaatggcgccgccgaggttGAATATGACCCAGAACACGCCAATCGCCCTCCCACGAGTCCCGTCATTGGCATAAGTCACCATGACGGTGCCTTGAGCGACCCAGAAGAATGCGGCTCCAAGACCAAGCAAAGCGCCTGCGGCAATGACAAAGGCTCCGTTCTGAGTTCGGTTGAAGTTGAGGAGCGAGCCGGCGTAGAGAGCATATGTCCAGCCTCCCAGGAGGAGCGAGGCCCGAGGCCCTAGATATTTGTAAAACGCACCAACTAAGAGTAAAGCAGCACCGGCGGTGGCAGCATGGGTAGCGACGTTGgagttggcggcgacggtgccgtcGACTTGGCCCGAACCACCCATGCCGGTGAGGGCATTATACATGCCTGGGTTGCAGAATGATATGATTGAGATCAAGATGAGCTGAGCCCACGGCTCATGGAGAAGCCTTTGAACCCTCGACTGCTTTGGCACAGAGCCATGTTGAACATGTGCTTCATCCATTGCGGTTGGTGTCATGAGCAAGGTCCAAGTCCAAATGATGATTCATAGAAGAGATGTCCAAGATTGAAAGGTAGCCAAGCATTCCTCACATTTTGCCTGGAACTTGCCGCATTTTTAAATGGTTGTAATGCATCATGCGTAGTTCAAAGATAAAGACGAGTTGCAGGGTCAAACCATGGTGGTGCGAAATATTGGCGGATCACGGTGCCGAGATCCGTTGACTCGAATGTAGACCGAAGCTCGGCACCAATATTTCGGGGGCGACTGGAAATTATACCATTCAATAAAAGGGAGCCAATCTGCATAGATTGAAATGATGGCCAAACAAAGACTGCATCAACGCCACTTTTGGCCATCATCCCCCTGCACATTCGACAATACTGCTTGCCATGGCGCCATCGACGGACCCTCCTCAACACGAGGCTCTTGGTGCCCTTCAGACGGAGGCAATCAGCCCTCTAGCTGGCACTATGGAGTCCTTGGACACATTTGAACTGTGTGTCGCGTTCAATCGAGAAGAGGCTCATGTGGCATCTTCAATAACATCCAGTCTACCAGCCATTGCTGCCCTGGTCGATGATCTCGTTCCACGCCTCCGCTCCGGCGGACGGCTTATTTACATCGGTGCTGGCAACAGCGGAAGAGTTGCCTACATGGACTGCACAGAGCTCCCGGCGACATTTTCCGCAGACCCGGCGCAGttcctcgccgtcgttgCTGGCGGAAGCCGGGCCGTAGTGGAGGCGGTCGAAGGCGCGGAGGACTTGCACGACGATGGCGCGGACAAGATGCATGAATTGCAGTTGAGTCCACTAGACACAGTCATTGGCATAGCAGCTTCTGGCAGGACACCGTTCGTCCTTGGAGCGCTCAAAATAGCTATGGAATGCAATGCCGTTACAGCGGCTATCACCAATTGCCGGCCGTCTGCCATTGAGAAACTCGGTGTCACTCATCCCATCGCCGTCCTGGTCGGTCCCGAGTTTGTCACAGGGAGCACTCGGCTTAAGGCTGGTAGCTGCGCCAAGCAGATCCTCAACATGATTAGCACTTGTGCCATGATCAAGCTGGGTAAGACTTACCGTGGGCTCATGGTCGATGTGCGGGCTGTTAATGACAAGCTCAAGGCGAGGGGAAGGCGAATCGTGAGCCAGGTGTGCGAAGGGCGACCATTGCTACAGAACATTAGGCCGCATGTTGCCGTGCAAGGCACCACCGAGAACGACGGCATCGATGATCTTGACACGACCATTGATGCCCTCATTCAGAAGTGCCATGGCAGTATCAAGCTAGCCTGCGCAGTTGGGCTTTCCGGGTTAGAGCCAGATACAGCAAAGCAAATATTGACTACCGTCCAAGGAGACCTGCACGGCTTTATCTGTACCCTTGAAGCCCAAGCTCCAGTTGAGTCGGCTGATGTCGGTCAACAAGAAGACTATTTTCTCTgtgtggatggcggcgggACAAAGTGTGCTGCTTCCATTGCCTCCCGCAGGGATGTTGTGGCTCAAGGTGTTGCTGGAGGTT
The DNA window shown above is from Metarhizium brunneum chromosome 1, complete sequence and carries:
- the pex7 gene encoding Peroxisomal targeting signal 2 receptor, which produces MAAMLEFRTQGYNPYAVKYSPYYDSRIAVATSANFGIVGNGRVFALGLTAQGVQVEKTFDTNDALYDLAWSEINENQLIVAGGDGSLKLFDLGVNEFPIMNFHEHKRETFSVCWNPVTKDTFISSSWDGTVKIWSPTRPHSLKTLPIGNCTYSTSFCPSNPALISAVSSDSHLRVFDLRTPTSAKYHLVSTIPVHAAGAQPGVNPGLAAGSPPAEVLTHDWNKYNDTVVATGGVDRVIRTFDIRNPTAGPLGLMHGHEYAIRRLAWSPHASDVLISGSYDMTVRLWNDGSAQPSGPLAGAKPGHQLGVMNRHTEFVTGVDWCLFGAGGWVASVGWDERVLLWDSNMLMGPGPR
- the murQ_0 gene encoding N-acetylmuramic acid 6-phosphate etherase, which produces MAPSTDPPQHEALGALQTEAISPLAGTMESLDTFELCVAFNREEAHVASSITSSLPAIAALVDDLVPRLRSGGRLIYIGAGNSGRVAYMDCTELPATFSADPAQFLAVVAGGSRAVVEAVEGAEDLHDDGADKMHELQLSPLDTVIGIAASGRTPFVLGALKIAMECNAVTAAITNCRPSAIEKLGVTHPIAVLVGPEFVTGSTRLKAGSCAKQILNMISTCAMIKLGKTYRGLMVDVRAVNDKLKARGRRIVSQVCEGRPLLQNIRPHVAVQGTTENDGIDDLDTTIDALIQKCHGSIKLACAVGLSGLEPDTAKQILTTVQGDLHGFICTLEAQAPVESADVGQQEDYFLCVDGGGTKCAASIASRRDVVAQGVAGGCNLNSVSLEEAVDQIRSAIGRAVGSLNGHSQGTWPRFQKAWVGIAGLHHSRQAKTLTCRLERLLGVSHQDGSLSLTCDTSLLSSCMSTDRSINGCVALIAGTGAVATAFRRGPNDAISQVGRAGGWGHLFGDAGSAFYIGRRAIKTVLASLEESQGELSSSQPLSPLQTAVLQHLNCDGTDLLSTILCTNAGKQTSRLLIGSLARVVTVLGLRPVDPDQDALNILQDAVECLVDLLKRLIKARVSDPSRSILALSGALMKVEPFKDLVLDKLKSQGIAFNATVLVEDPSRYAVDFLARSSHIKESVRDWAVDSEAIDVTSQPLLSPCAPLEQRTGSTISV